A genomic window from Levilactobacillus yonginensis includes:
- the trxB gene encoding thioredoxin-disulfide reductase, producing the protein MKNYDVIVIGAGPGGMTGALYASRANLSVLMLDRGIYGGQMNNTAAIENYPGFKSVLGPDLAKDMYDGSTQFGAEFAYGSVESIEDHGDHKVVKTDDGDYSAKAVIVATGSEYKKLGVPGEDEFGGRGVSYCAVCDGAFFKNREVIVVGGGDSAIEEGIYLAGLASKVTIVVRRDQLRAQKIIQDRAFANEKIEFIWNTNVTAILGDEMKVTGVATKNNQTGETGELSASGVFIYVGTLPMTDAFKGLGILDEAGWIKTDDHMATAVPGIFAIGDVRQKDLRQITTAVGDGGIAGQEAFSYLETLKSKAASAQ; encoded by the coding sequence GTGAAAAATTATGATGTCATTGTCATCGGTGCGGGTCCTGGCGGTATGACTGGGGCGCTATATGCGTCACGGGCTAACTTGTCAGTCCTGATGCTCGACCGGGGAATTTACGGTGGGCAAATGAACAACACCGCTGCGATTGAAAATTATCCTGGGTTCAAGTCGGTCCTCGGACCAGACCTGGCTAAGGATATGTATGATGGGTCAACCCAGTTTGGCGCTGAATTTGCGTACGGCAGTGTTGAATCTATTGAAGACCACGGCGACCATAAGGTTGTGAAGACTGATGATGGCGATTACTCAGCCAAGGCAGTCATCGTGGCAACGGGCTCCGAGTACAAGAAACTTGGCGTCCCCGGTGAAGATGAATTTGGTGGCCGAGGCGTTTCCTACTGCGCGGTCTGTGACGGTGCGTTTTTTAAGAATCGTGAAGTCATTGTTGTTGGTGGGGGAGATTCCGCAATTGAAGAAGGAATCTACTTAGCTGGTTTAGCTTCCAAGGTGACCATTGTGGTTCGGCGGGATCAACTCCGGGCACAAAAAATCATCCAAGACCGGGCTTTTGCCAACGAAAAGATTGAATTTATCTGGAACACGAACGTAACGGCTATCTTGGGTGACGAGATGAAGGTTACGGGTGTTGCAACTAAGAATAATCAAACCGGTGAAACCGGTGAATTATCAGCTAGTGGTGTCTTCATTTACGTGGGGACGTTACCAATGACTGACGCCTTCAAGGGCTTAGGTATTTTGGACGAAGCTGGCTGGATCAAGACTGATGACCACATGGCAACTGCCGTTCCTGGGATCTTTGCTATTGGTGATGTTCGGCAAAAAGACCTGCGGCAGATTACCACGGCCGTTGGTGACGGTGGTATCGCTGGGCAAGAAGCCTTCAGTTATTTGGAGACTTTAAAATCAAAGGCGGCTTCCGCCCAATAA
- the galU gene encoding UTP--glucose-1-phosphate uridylyltransferase GalU → MRKVRKAVIPAAGLGTRFLPATKALAKEMLPIVDKPTIQFIVEEARKSGIEDIVIVDGKSKRSIEDHFDSNPELEANLEAKHKDELLRQVQETTGMNLYFIRQPYPRGLGDAVLTAKAFIGDEPFIVMLGDDMTDSKVPLTKQLIDRYNETGASTLAVMRVPHQDTAKYGVINPSEETEPGLYNVTNFVEKPQPDEAPSDLAIIGRYLFTPEIFEALENTPVGLGNELQLTDAIDRLNQTQRVFAHEYTGKRFDVGNKFGWIQTNIEYGLQHPETKDQLRAYIKELGTKLTAADEKAAKSK, encoded by the coding sequence ATGAGAAAAGTTAGAAAAGCAGTGATTCCAGCGGCGGGTCTGGGGACCCGTTTCTTACCAGCTACAAAGGCATTAGCTAAGGAAATGTTACCAATTGTGGACAAACCAACGATTCAATTTATCGTTGAAGAAGCCCGTAAGTCAGGAATTGAAGACATTGTAATCGTTGATGGCAAGTCAAAGCGGTCGATTGAAGATCACTTTGATTCCAACCCTGAATTGGAAGCTAATCTGGAAGCTAAGCATAAGGATGAACTTTTGCGTCAGGTTCAGGAAACGACTGGCATGAATCTTTACTTCATTCGTCAGCCCTATCCACGTGGTTTAGGTGATGCCGTCTTAACGGCGAAGGCTTTTATTGGTGATGAACCGTTTATCGTTATGCTGGGTGATGACATGACTGATAGCAAAGTACCTCTGACTAAACAATTGATTGACCGTTACAACGAAACGGGTGCTTCCACGTTGGCCGTAATGCGGGTGCCTCATCAGGACACCGCCAAGTATGGTGTGATTAATCCTTCGGAAGAAACTGAACCAGGGTTGTACAACGTCACGAACTTTGTTGAGAAGCCACAGCCAGATGAAGCGCCAAGTGATTTGGCAATTATTGGTCGGTACCTATTTACGCCAGAGATTTTTGAAGCGTTGGAGAACACTCCTGTTGGTTTAGGCAACGAATTACAATTGACGGATGCCATCGATCGACTCAACCAGACACAACGGGTCTTCGCCCATGAATATACGGGCAAGCGGTTTGATGTTGGTAACAAGTTTGGCTGGATTCAAACGAACATTGAATATGGTCTACAACACCCTGAAACCAAAGATCAACTCCGGGCCTACATCAAGGAACTGGGAACGAAACTGACCGCGGCCGACGAAAAGGCTGCCAAGTCGAAATAG
- a CDS encoding NAD(P)H-dependent glycerol-3-phosphate dehydrogenase encodes MSEKIAVLGAGSWGSILASVLDENGHDVRLWSYNPKQVEELNTQHTNAHYIKDYTFSPSLVAYSDLASALDDVDAILFVVPTKAIRSVAGNVATILKEKNLQPQLIHASKGIEQKTYKRLSQVLEEEIPEGNRKGVTVLSGPSHAEDVARKDITLVTAASANPESAKFVQKLFMTPYFRVYTNSDVIGVEIGAALKNIIALGAGALHGLGYGDNAKAALMTRGLAEISRLGTSFGADPMTFIGLSGVGDIIVTATSSNSRNWRAGDELGRGEALDDVINHMGMVIEGLATTKAAYELSKERGVSMPITEAIYQVIYEGKDIRQAISDLMQREGRSEF; translated from the coding sequence ATGTCAGAGAAAATTGCAGTACTCGGTGCCGGTTCATGGGGGTCAATTTTAGCGAGTGTCCTGGATGAAAATGGGCATGATGTTCGGTTATGGTCGTACAATCCCAAGCAGGTTGAGGAACTGAATACGCAGCACACCAACGCACACTACATCAAGGATTACACGTTCTCACCTTCATTAGTAGCTTACTCTGATCTAGCCAGCGCTCTGGATGATGTTGATGCCATCTTATTCGTGGTACCAACCAAGGCCATCCGTTCCGTTGCTGGAAACGTTGCAACGATTCTGAAGGAAAAGAACCTGCAGCCGCAACTGATCCACGCTAGTAAGGGAATTGAGCAGAAGACGTACAAGCGGCTCTCACAAGTATTGGAAGAAGAAATCCCTGAAGGTAACCGCAAAGGGGTCACGGTATTGTCCGGACCCAGTCATGCTGAAGACGTTGCTCGTAAGGACATCACTCTGGTTACGGCAGCTAGTGCCAACCCAGAATCAGCTAAATTTGTTCAGAAATTATTTATGACACCATACTTCCGGGTTTACACAAACTCTGACGTTATCGGTGTTGAAATCGGGGCCGCTCTGAAGAACATCATTGCTTTAGGAGCCGGTGCCTTACATGGCTTAGGTTATGGGGATAATGCTAAGGCTGCCTTAATGACCCGTGGCCTGGCCGAAATTTCTCGGTTGGGGACGTCATTTGGAGCTGACCCAATGACCTTCATCGGTTTATCCGGTGTCGGTGATATCATCGTGACTGCTACCAGTTCTAATTCACGAAACTGGCGGGCTGGAGACGAATTGGGCCGCGGTGAAGCGTTAGATGATGTCATCAACCACATGGGAATGGTAATTGAAGGCTTGGCAACAACTAAGGCAGCTTATGAGTTGTCAAAGGAACGTGGCGTTTCGATGCCAATCACAGAAGCTATTTACCAAGTTATTTATGAAGGTAAAGACATTCGGCAGGCTATTTCAGATTTGATGCAACGTGAAGGCCGTTCTGAATTTTAA
- the lgt gene encoding prolipoprotein diacylglyceryl transferase, translated as MGVIFSPIVAALNPIAIHLGPIAVHWYGVIIAAGVVLAVTLAVREGRRRGIDPDDIYDMILWALPAALIAARLYYVVFNWNYYAKHASEIIAIWDGGIAIYGSLIGAGIVVVIFCRSRFIPTWLMLDVAAPTVILGQAIGRWGNFMNQEAYGRVTSLAFLQGLHLPNWIIGQMLVNGMYRQPTFLYESTWSLMGFVVLMSLRHYPGLFRQGEVFLAYVMWYSFGRFFIEGMRTDSLWLFHLLRISQALSVVLFVGALIIWIYRRREANPPVAYLDGNPFREKTKLSK; from the coding sequence ATGGGCGTTATCTTTTCACCAATCGTGGCGGCGCTTAACCCCATCGCCATTCATTTAGGCCCCATTGCCGTTCACTGGTACGGGGTCATCATTGCTGCGGGGGTTGTCCTCGCAGTTACGTTAGCGGTCCGTGAAGGGCGACGACGAGGAATTGATCCTGATGACATTTATGACATGATTTTGTGGGCGTTACCCGCAGCGTTGATTGCTGCGCGGCTGTATTACGTCGTCTTTAATTGGAACTACTATGCTAAGCATGCCAGTGAAATCATTGCGATTTGGGATGGTGGAATTGCCATCTATGGGTCCCTGATTGGGGCTGGAATCGTCGTGGTGATCTTCTGTCGGTCACGGTTTATTCCAACCTGGCTGATGTTGGATGTGGCTGCACCGACCGTGATTTTAGGTCAGGCCATTGGTCGGTGGGGAAACTTCATGAATCAAGAAGCCTATGGTCGGGTGACTAGTCTGGCGTTCTTGCAGGGGTTACACCTACCCAACTGGATCATTGGTCAAATGTTAGTCAACGGGATGTACCGCCAGCCAACGTTCCTCTATGAATCCACCTGGAGTCTCATGGGGTTTGTCGTTCTAATGAGCTTGCGTCACTACCCTGGGTTATTTCGCCAGGGTGAGGTGTTCCTTGCTTATGTGATGTGGTATTCATTTGGTCGGTTCTTCATCGAGGGTATGCGGACGGATAGTCTGTGGCTGTTCCATCTGCTACGCATCTCACAAGCCTTATCAGTTGTGTTGTTCGTGGGAGCCCTGATTATTTGGATCTACCGGCGGCGGGAAGCTAATCCACCGGTAGCCTACCTTGACGGGAATCCGTTTCGAGAAAAAACTAAACTTTCTAAATAA
- the hprK gene encoding HPr(Ser) kinase/phosphatase: protein MTESVTVADLVKVNRLDIYSGEDDLDRPITTSDISRPGLELTGYFNYYPARRVQLLGITETSFAKGMSHEKLLDVMRKMCQPETPAFVISTQLDPPEELKESAKEAGIPILGTKLTTSRVLSNMTNFLEGKLAERQSVHGVLVDIYGVGVMITGDSGVGKSETALELVKRGHRLIADDRVEVYQQDEQTLVGAAPAILSHLLEIRGIGIIDVMNLFGAGAVRSETDIDLIVHLEAWHDDNHFDRLGNNSESQRFFDVVVPKITIPVKTGRNLAIIIEAAAMNFRARSMGYDATKVFDENLKRLIKKNGNNS from the coding sequence ATGACAGAGAGTGTCACAGTGGCCGACCTCGTCAAGGTGAACCGGTTGGATATTTATTCCGGTGAAGATGACTTGGACCGGCCAATTACCACCAGTGATATTTCACGTCCCGGTCTGGAACTGACCGGTTACTTTAATTATTATCCAGCTCGACGAGTGCAGTTACTTGGAATTACTGAAACGTCATTTGCTAAAGGCATGAGTCACGAGAAATTGTTGGACGTCATGCGGAAAATGTGTCAACCTGAAACCCCCGCATTCGTGATTTCTACGCAATTAGATCCGCCTGAGGAGTTGAAAGAATCCGCTAAGGAAGCGGGAATCCCCATCTTAGGAACGAAACTGACAACTTCACGGGTCCTCAGTAACATGACTAACTTCCTAGAAGGCAAATTGGCGGAACGTCAGTCGGTCCATGGTGTTTTGGTCGACATTTACGGTGTTGGGGTCATGATTACTGGTGACTCCGGGGTTGGTAAGAGTGAAACCGCGTTGGAACTGGTTAAACGGGGTCACCGGCTGATTGCTGATGACCGAGTTGAAGTTTATCAACAAGATGAACAGACCTTGGTAGGGGCTGCGCCAGCTATTCTTAGCCATCTGTTGGAAATCCGTGGAATCGGGATCATCGACGTCATGAACCTCTTTGGTGCTGGCGCGGTGCGCTCTGAAACGGACATTGATCTGATTGTGCACCTGGAAGCTTGGCACGATGATAACCACTTTGATCGCTTAGGTAATAATAGTGAATCACAACGATTCTTTGACGTTGTTGTTCCCAAGATTACGATTCCAGTTAAGACGGGGCGTAACTTGGCAATTATTATTGAAGCGGCTGCCATGAACTTCCGGGCTCGTTCCATGGGCTACGATGCAACGAAGGTTTTTGACGAGAACTTAAAGCGCTTAATTAAAAAGAACGGAAATAACTCATAA
- a CDS encoding phage holin family protein, with translation MGFWRRIFFNALIFLALAGFFQSSWAGSLQNSFVVSSVWVAILASLVLALLNAVVRPILFVLSLPITILTLGLFSIVINAAMLELTSALVGNSFAFTSFGTTMIIAIVMALFNAIISDHYARD, from the coding sequence GTGGGCTTTTGGCGCCGAATATTCTTTAATGCATTAATTTTTTTGGCCCTAGCAGGGTTCTTCCAGAGTTCCTGGGCAGGGAGCCTCCAAAACTCCTTTGTAGTATCTAGTGTGTGGGTTGCCATTCTGGCGAGTCTGGTGCTTGCATTGTTGAATGCGGTCGTCCGGCCCATTCTATTTGTGTTGTCACTACCAATCACTATTTTGACCTTAGGCCTGTTTAGCATTGTCATTAATGCGGCCATGTTGGAGTTGACCTCAGCGTTGGTGGGAAATAGCTTTGCCTTTACTTCGTTTGGCACGACCATGATCATCGCGATTGTTATGGCCCTTTTTAACGCAATCATCAGTGATCATTACGCTCGCGACTAA
- a CDS encoding PspC domain-containing protein, whose product MAAKKRFVRSRTNRLVGGVLGGIAEYFNWNANLLRLIYVLVSLALPTHGVLGLLVYVVIMTFMPLDDSRPTGGPSLRDLFRGGTAESRDSGRKVIHDVTEQDVKNHHKDGE is encoded by the coding sequence ATGGCAGCAAAAAAACGTTTTGTCCGTTCCCGTACGAACCGGTTGGTTGGTGGGGTGTTGGGTGGAATCGCCGAATACTTTAATTGGAATGCCAACCTCTTACGATTAATTTACGTGTTGGTTTCTCTCGCCCTTCCGACTCACGGGGTCCTGGGATTGTTAGTTTACGTGGTAATCATGACCTTCATGCCGCTTGATGATTCCCGACCTACTGGGGGACCAAGTTTACGCGACCTTTTTCGGGGTGGAACGGCTGAATCACGGGATTCTGGACGTAAAGTGATTCACGATGTGACCGAACAGGATGTAAAAAATCACCACAAGGATGGTGAGTAG
- the phoU gene encoding phosphate signaling complex protein PhoU, whose amino-acid sequence MRRLFDDELADLDADFTEMGMLVSEVIQQSVDSFTNRDAVAAQHIIDTDHEINQREIALEKKTFEMIALYQPVTTDLREIVTILKAVSELERAGDHARNIAHATIKFGSKQKIPVLEELIDQMGQLGTQMIKDVLAAYVNKDEHEARKLADIDRKLDQLNHQVRADSYQQMRQDPVFETGASIYLNVAQDLSRIGDYVTNVCEWIVYLKSGQIIELNPANQDSTD is encoded by the coding sequence ATGCGAAGACTATTTGATGACGAGTTAGCGGATTTAGATGCTGACTTTACGGAAATGGGAATGTTGGTCAGTGAGGTCATTCAGCAGTCGGTAGATTCTTTTACGAATCGGGATGCGGTGGCTGCCCAGCATATTATTGATACTGATCATGAGATTAATCAGCGTGAAATTGCGTTGGAAAAGAAAACGTTTGAGATGATTGCCCTATACCAACCGGTGACGACCGACTTAAGAGAAATTGTCACGATTTTAAAGGCCGTTTCCGAATTGGAACGAGCGGGGGACCACGCGAGAAATATTGCGCATGCTACCATTAAATTTGGCTCCAAGCAAAAGATTCCAGTGTTGGAAGAACTGATCGATCAAATGGGCCAGTTGGGAACGCAGATGATCAAAGATGTCTTAGCGGCTTACGTGAACAAGGATGAGCACGAAGCCCGTAAACTAGCGGACATTGACCGTAAGCTGGACCAACTGAATCACCAGGTTAGAGCAGATAGTTATCAGCAAATGCGACAGGATCCGGTCTTTGAAACGGGTGCTTCAATTTATCTGAATGTGGCTCAGGATTTGAGTCGTATTGGGGATTATGTGACGAACGTGTGTGAGTGGATCGTCTACTTGAAGTCCGGTCAAATCATTGAATTGAATCCGGCCAACCAGGATTCAACGGACTAA
- the pstB gene encoding phosphate ABC transporter ATP-binding protein PstB, translating into MSKEILTTQDLHLYYGDKEALKGINLNFEEKGITALIGPSGCGKSTYLRTLNRMNDLIPNVTITGTIKFKDQNLYSPSADTVEIRKEIGMVFQQPNPFPFSIYDNVIYGLRIAGEKDKEKLDAVVEKSLRQAAVWDEVKDHLHESALALSGGQQQRVCIARVLAVSPEIILLDEPTSALDPVSSSQIEATLLNLRNDYTIIIVTHNLQQASRIADRTAFFMNGELIEVDQTKNIFMNPAQKQTEDYISGRFG; encoded by the coding sequence ATGAGTAAGGAAATTTTGACGACGCAGGATCTACATTTGTATTACGGGGATAAGGAAGCTTTGAAGGGCATCAACCTGAACTTTGAAGAGAAGGGGATTACCGCGTTGATTGGACCATCTGGCTGTGGGAAGTCCACGTACCTGCGGACACTGAACCGGATGAATGACTTGATTCCGAACGTGACCATCACGGGGACCATTAAATTCAAAGACCAAAATTTATATTCACCTAGTGCGGATACGGTTGAGATTCGAAAGGAAATTGGCATGGTCTTCCAGCAGCCGAACCCCTTCCCATTTTCAATCTATGACAATGTCATTTACGGCTTGCGAATTGCCGGTGAGAAGGATAAAGAGAAGCTAGATGCTGTGGTTGAAAAATCCTTGCGGCAAGCAGCGGTTTGGGATGAAGTGAAGGATCACTTACATGAGAGTGCGTTGGCCCTCTCCGGTGGTCAACAACAACGGGTCTGCATTGCCCGGGTGCTGGCCGTTTCACCAGAAATCATTTTGTTGGATGAACCGACCAGCGCGTTGGATCCAGTGTCCAGCAGTCAAATTGAAGCAACTCTCTTGAATTTACGGAATGATTATACGATTATTATCGTAACCCATAATCTCCAGCAAGCTTCACGAATCGCTGATCGAACAGCGTTCTTCATGAATGGTGAGCTGATTGAGGTAGATCAAACCAAGAACATTTTTATGAATCCTGCCCAGAAACAGACGGAAGACTACATTAGTGGGCGATTTGGCTAA
- the pstB gene encoding phosphate ABC transporter ATP-binding protein PstB → MLERHVTQPSEAGHPIILSTEDLHVYYGKKEALFEGDLQFASNQITALIGPSGSGKSTFLRSLNRMNDRIATVTGRIMYRGVDINQPAVDVYEMRRRVGMVFQRPNPFAKSIYDNIAFALRLRGVTGKHELDEIVETSLKQAALWEQVKDDLNKSALALSGGQAQRLCIARAIAVKPDILLLDEPASALDPVSTGQLEDTLLELKENYTIIIVTHNMQQAARISEYTAFFNQGRVLEYDTTSQIFTNPQVQVTSDYVSGNFG, encoded by the coding sequence ATGTTAGAACGACACGTCACCCAACCAAGTGAGGCGGGTCACCCCATTATTCTATCGACTGAGGACTTGCACGTGTATTATGGCAAGAAGGAAGCCCTGTTTGAAGGTGACCTGCAATTTGCTAGTAACCAAATTACCGCGTTGATTGGGCCTTCAGGTTCTGGTAAATCCACGTTCCTGCGGTCTCTGAATCGAATGAATGATCGAATTGCGACGGTGACTGGACGTATTATGTACCGTGGCGTGGACATTAACCAACCGGCTGTGGACGTTTATGAGATGCGGCGGCGGGTGGGGATGGTGTTCCAACGGCCCAATCCATTTGCCAAATCAATCTACGATAACATTGCGTTTGCCTTGCGTCTGCGCGGGGTGACTGGCAAACATGAATTGGATGAAATTGTGGAGACGTCTCTCAAACAGGCAGCACTTTGGGAACAGGTCAAGGATGATTTGAACAAGAGTGCCTTGGCTCTGTCTGGAGGACAAGCCCAGCGATTATGTATTGCCCGGGCGATTGCCGTCAAACCCGACATTTTGTTGTTGGATGAGCCGGCAAGCGCCTTGGATCCCGTGTCAACCGGTCAGCTGGAAGACACGCTGTTGGAATTGAAGGAGAATTACACCATTATCATCGTGACGCACAACATGCAACAAGCAGCCCGAATCAGTGAATACACGGCATTTTTTAATCAGGGGCGGGTGTTGGAATACGATACCACGAGCCAAATATTTACGAATCCACAGGTTCAGGTCACGAGTGATTATGTTTCGGGGAACTTCGGCTAA
- the pstA gene encoding phosphate ABC transporter permease PstA has protein sequence MTSKKQNQLAIGALYGIAGVVVLILLALLGYILVSGMPKLSWHFLTSPAKAFLSGGGVGIQLFNSFYLLILAMAISFPIALGAAIYLYEYAKDNWVTATIRTAIEILSSLPSVVVGLFGFLFFVVKLRLGFSILSGAFALTFFNLPLLTRSIEDSLRTISDVQREGGLALGLSRWETVTRVILPAAVPSILTGVILSAGRVFGEAAALIYTAGQSAPALNFADWNPFNISSPLNPMRPAETLAVHIWKINSEGIMPDAQAISSGSSAVLVLAILLFNFAARYLGKRLYKRLTSA, from the coding sequence ATGACTTCTAAAAAACAAAATCAGCTAGCCATTGGTGCTCTTTATGGAATAGCCGGGGTGGTTGTCTTGATTCTGCTTGCGTTACTGGGCTACATCTTAGTGAGTGGGATGCCTAAGTTGAGCTGGCACTTCCTAACTTCTCCAGCCAAGGCATTTTTATCTGGTGGTGGGGTGGGAATCCAACTGTTCAATTCCTTTTACCTTTTGATTCTAGCGATGGCGATCTCCTTTCCCATTGCCTTGGGGGCGGCAATTTACCTCTATGAATACGCGAAGGATAATTGGGTGACTGCGACCATTCGAACGGCTATTGAAATTTTGAGCTCATTGCCATCGGTGGTGGTTGGTCTGTTTGGTTTTCTATTCTTCGTAGTGAAGTTGCGGCTAGGCTTCTCTATTCTTTCTGGGGCGTTTGCGTTAACCTTCTTTAACCTGCCGCTGTTGACGCGGAGCATTGAAGATTCACTCCGAACAATTAGTGATGTTCAGCGGGAAGGTGGCTTGGCACTGGGCTTATCACGTTGGGAAACCGTGACGCGAGTCATCTTACCAGCAGCCGTCCCCAGTATTTTGACTGGCGTCATTTTAAGTGCTGGCCGGGTCTTCGGTGAGGCTGCTGCCTTAATCTATACGGCGGGCCAGAGTGCCCCAGCTCTGAATTTCGCTGACTGGAATCCATTTAATATCTCTAGCCCGTTGAACCCGATGCGACCAGCCGAAACGTTAGCGGTTCATATTTGGAAAATCAATTCCGAGGGGATTATGCCGGACGCGCAAGCCATTTCGTCTGGGTCGTCCGCTGTTTTGGTCCTGGCAATCTTGCTATTTAACTTTGCCGCTCGTTACTTAGGTAAGCGACTGTACAAGCGGCTAACGTCTGCGTAA
- the pstC gene encoding phosphate ABC transporter permease subunit PstC has translation MKATQQLEQQLKRRSKAAKLEIWGRIVSFSALLLIVAVVVAIIGFVASKGIATFTSNHVNLWDFLTGKQWNPNITDANGKPEVGALPMIVGSFLITILSALVATPFAIGTAVFMNEISPNRGAKILQPVTELLVGIPSVVYGFIGLSVVVPVTRAIFGGSGFGIFSGTCVLFVMILPTVTSMSADALKSVPRYYREASLALGATQWQTIYKVVLRAATPGLMTAVVFGMARAFGEALAVQMVIGNAALMPNSLVSPSSTLTSVLTTGIGNTVMGSLQNNALWSLALVLLLMSLIFNLIIRLIGRKGRLQ, from the coding sequence ATGAAAGCAACGCAACAGTTGGAACAACAGTTAAAGCGACGTTCTAAGGCTGCCAAATTGGAAATCTGGGGGCGGATCGTTAGTTTCTCGGCCCTGCTCTTGATTGTGGCAGTCGTGGTTGCCATCATTGGGTTTGTTGCCTCCAAGGGCATTGCCACGTTTACTAGCAATCACGTCAATCTCTGGGACTTTCTAACGGGTAAGCAGTGGAATCCTAATATTACGGATGCCAATGGTAAGCCCGAGGTCGGTGCGTTACCCATGATTGTGGGGTCGTTCTTAATTACCATCTTATCGGCTCTAGTGGCTACGCCGTTTGCGATTGGAACGGCAGTCTTTATGAATGAGATCTCACCTAATAGGGGAGCCAAAATTTTACAACCCGTTACGGAATTGCTGGTGGGAATTCCTTCAGTAGTTTATGGATTCATTGGGTTATCCGTCGTGGTCCCCGTGACGCGAGCCATTTTCGGTGGCAGTGGTTTCGGCATTTTTTCGGGAACCTGTGTACTCTTCGTGATGATTTTACCCACGGTAACGTCCATGAGTGCCGATGCTTTGAAGTCGGTCCCCCGCTATTACCGTGAAGCCTCATTAGCCTTGGGGGCAACGCAATGGCAGACCATTTATAAGGTGGTCCTTCGGGCGGCAACTCCGGGACTAATGACGGCGGTTGTCTTCGGAATGGCGCGCGCGTTCGGTGAGGCTTTGGCCGTACAAATGGTTATCGGTAACGCGGCATTGATGCCCAATAGTCTGGTGTCACCATCATCGACGCTGACTTCTGTCTTGACGACAGGAATTGGGAACACCGTGATGGGTTCTTTACAGAACAACGCGCTCTGGTCACTGGCCCTGGTACTCTTACTGATGTCCTTAATCTTTAACTTAATTATTCGCTTGATTGGCCGAAAGGGGCGCTTGCAATAA
- a CDS encoding phosphate ABC transporter substrate-binding protein, which produces MSKKRWVQGLVLVVLLGFGVFAYQTRQVSHAGESITAVGSTALQPLVEAAGEQYTGEHLGTFVNVQGGGTGTGLSQIQEGAVQIGNSDLFAAEQKGIRSTELVDHRVAVVGITPIVNKKVGVKNLSTKELIGVFTGKITNWQQVGGANLPVVLINRAQGSGTRATFEQFGLNQSRSKTAQEQDSSGMVRSIVATTPGAISYVAFSYVDKTVQELDLNHVAPTEVNVTTNKWRIWSYEHLYTKGQPVGLTKNFIAYVQSPAVQKTLVRQLGYLSPDQMQVDRNAQGHIKQLGGTN; this is translated from the coding sequence ATGTCTAAAAAACGCTGGGTACAGGGACTCGTTCTGGTGGTCTTACTAGGCTTCGGAGTCTTTGCTTATCAGACGCGTCAGGTCAGCCACGCGGGGGAATCTATCACCGCGGTTGGTTCGACAGCTCTGCAACCCTTAGTGGAGGCGGCAGGGGAACAGTATACAGGGGAACACTTAGGAACGTTTGTCAACGTTCAGGGTGGGGGTACTGGAACTGGTCTGAGCCAAATTCAAGAGGGCGCCGTGCAGATTGGTAATTCTGATCTGTTTGCTGCTGAGCAGAAGGGCATTCGTTCGACTGAACTGGTTGACCACCGGGTAGCTGTGGTCGGCATTACACCAATCGTCAATAAAAAGGTCGGCGTCAAAAACTTATCGACTAAAGAATTAATTGGCGTGTTTACTGGTAAGATTACCAACTGGCAACAGGTGGGCGGTGCTAACCTTCCTGTTGTTCTAATTAACCGCGCCCAGGGAAGTGGAACGCGGGCAACGTTTGAGCAATTTGGTTTGAACCAGAGCCGTTCAAAGACGGCGCAGGAACAAGATTCTTCGGGGATGGTGCGGTCAATTGTGGCTACCACCCCAGGTGCAATCAGTTATGTGGCGTTTTCTTACGTGGATAAGACGGTTCAAGAGTTGGACCTGAATCACGTTGCCCCAACGGAGGTTAACGTGACTACAAACAAATGGCGAATCTGGTCGTATGAACACTTGTACACCAAGGGACAGCCAGTTGGGTTGACCAAGAACTTCATTGCGTATGTTCAGTCGCCAGCGGTTCAAAAAACGTTGGTCCGTCAGCTAGGCTATTTGTCGCCTGATCAGATGCAAGTTGATCGCAATGCACAGGGGCACATTAAGCAGTTGGGAGGCACGAACTGA